A region from the SAR202 cluster bacterium genome encodes:
- a CDS encoding glycosyltransferase, with protein MALSNLSIVIPVYNEQERISASLDTILEYLANSDFHCEILIGDDGSDDNTVDVVNKYVEKHSNIHLFQYSHRGKGAVIKDTIMMANDAYCFICDADLSMPITQLDRFLLDLDENDHILYGTRESVFSSRIGEPYFRYVLGRVFNFLTKLLLQINIKDTQCGFKMFNMSVCRDIFEQQTMNGFIFDVELFFLARKKQLNTKEIPIDWYYYGDSKVRPSIDSFKMFIDIIRIRLNSFFGRYK; from the coding sequence ATGGCCTTATCAAATTTATCAATTGTCATTCCGGTTTATAACGAACAGGAGAGAATTTCTGCGTCCCTAGATACTATTCTTGAATACCTAGCAAATTCAGATTTTCATTGCGAAATACTTATTGGAGACGATGGTAGTGATGATAATACGGTGGATGTTGTTAATAAATATGTTGAAAAACATTCAAATATACATTTGTTTCAATATTCTCATAGAGGAAAAGGCGCAGTAATTAAAGATACTATCATGATGGCAAATGATGCGTATTGTTTTATATGTGATGCAGATTTATCAATGCCAATTACTCAATTAGATCGGTTTCTATTAGATTTGGATGAAAATGATCATATATTATACGGTACCAGGGAAAGTGTATTCTCTAGTAGAATTGGAGAACCCTATTTTAGATATGTTTTAGGAAGGGTTTTTAATTTTCTCACAAAATTATTATTACAAATCAACATCAAAGATACTCAATGTGGTTTCAAAATGTTTAATATGAGTGTCTGCAGGGATATTTTTGAACAACAAACTATGAATGGATTTATATTTGATGTTGAATTATTCTTCTTGGCCCGAAAAAAACAACTCAATACTAAAGAAATACCTATAGATTGGTATTATTATGGAGACAGTAAAGTGAGACCTTCAATAGATTCATTCAAAATGTTTATAGACATTATTAGGATCAGACTAAATAGCTTTTTCGGTCGTTATAAATAA
- a CDS encoding aspartate kinase: protein MSIVVHKYGGSSVADANKISNVAHRIVESYKQGFQVVAVVSAMGKTTDDLINLANSLNTDPSPREMDLLMSTGEIVSCSLVSMAVSSLGFKSIALTGEQAGVRTDQLHTKARINKMVPARINKELDEGKIVVVAGFQGVNEDNEVTTLGRGASDLSAVALAIGLNADRCEIYTDVEGIFDADPNIVKNAQLLPYISFEEMLEMANYGAKMQPRSIELAAAFNMPIFVKSSFKDGQGTIIGGENTMENDNRVNAVTVDKNVAKITILSVPDKPGVAVSIFKPLSEKGISVDTIVQNAGSNNITDLTFTVARSDLNSAIEIIKDLIDSIGAKGFETNSNLVKISVIGTGMQNNPGYATSMFGALADNGVNIELITTSEIRITCIIDENQIETAANALHSVFGLSK, encoded by the coding sequence ATGAGCATAGTAGTACATAAATATGGTGGCAGTTCGGTAGCAGATGCTAATAAAATTAGTAATGTGGCTCATCGAATTGTGGAAAGTTATAAACAAGGATTTCAAGTTGTAGCGGTTGTTTCTGCAATGGGTAAAACTACTGACGATTTAATTAATTTAGCAAATTCATTAAATACAGACCCGTCTCCAAGAGAAATGGATTTATTAATGTCTACTGGAGAAATAGTCTCCTGTTCATTGGTTTCTATGGCTGTTTCATCATTAGGATTCAAAAGTATTGCTCTAACGGGTGAACAAGCTGGCGTTAGAACAGATCAGCTTCATACAAAAGCAAGAATAAATAAAATGGTTCCTGCAAGAATAAACAAAGAACTTGATGAAGGTAAAATTGTTGTTGTTGCTGGATTTCAGGGAGTTAATGAAGATAATGAAGTGACTACTTTAGGACGAGGTGCTTCGGACTTGTCTGCTGTAGCATTAGCAATTGGTTTAAATGCAGATCGTTGTGAAATATATACAGATGTAGAAGGTATATTTGACGCAGACCCCAATATCGTTAAAAATGCGCAACTATTACCTTACATTAGTTTTGAAGAGATGCTCGAAATGGCAAATTATGGTGCAAAAATGCAACCTCGATCAATAGAATTAGCCGCTGCTTTTAATATGCCAATATTTGTAAAATCGAGTTTTAAAGATGGTCAAGGTACCATTATTGGTGGAGAGAATACTATGGAAAATGATAATCGAGTTAACGCTGTAACAGTTGATAAAAATGTCGCAAAAATTACAATTTTATCTGTCCCAGATAAACCAGGGGTGGCTGTATCTATTTTTAAACCTCTTTCTGAAAAAGGTATTAGTGTTGATACTATAGTGCAGAATGCAGGTTCTAATAATATTACCGATTTGACATTCACAGTTGCTCGTTCGGATTTAAATTCTGCAATAGAAATAATAAAGGATTTAATAGACTCTATTGGTGCAAAAGGCTTTGAAACGAATTCGAATTTAGTTAAAATCAGTGTTATTGGAACTGGTATGCAAAACAATCCTGGATATGCGACAAGTATGTTTGGAGCATTGGCAGACAATGGTGTCAATATAGAACTCATTACTACTTCGGAGATTCGCATAACTTGTATTATAGATGAAAATCAAATAGAAACTGCAGCAAATGCTTTACACTCGGTTTTCGGATTAAGTAAATAA
- a CDS encoding homoserine kinase — MYNITGVIYMEKSVRIKVPATTANIGPGFDCLGMALDIWNYVEFTITDEKKDQVIITGQGQDVLNTGSDNLIIASAHKYFSYFDIKPPRLLINCENNIPVSRGLGSSSSAIIAGLLGAVNICEHSIDYDLILKLANEIEGHADNVAAALYGGCILVINDNSGNLIHQNIAIPEDLRCVLYIPGFSMATDEARNLLKDTVSRMDAVYNISRLGLLINALNTSDFKLLSVAMQDALHQPSRKAVFRGMDIVIKSAMDGGALGACLSGAGPTILAFTNGREITVTYEMRDAGDKLQLNGDAIVSAPSILGAQRY, encoded by the coding sequence ATGTATAATATTACTGGAGTTATATATATGGAAAAATCAGTTAGGATTAAAGTCCCAGCAACCACAGCAAATATAGGCCCAGGATTTGATTGCCTTGGTATGGCACTTGATATTTGGAATTATGTTGAATTTACTATAACAGATGAAAAAAAAGACCAAGTAATAATTACTGGCCAAGGTCAAGATGTTTTAAATACGGGTAGCGATAATCTTATTATTGCTTCAGCCCATAAATATTTTTCATATTTTGACATAAAACCACCTAGATTACTAATTAACTGTGAAAATAATATTCCTGTTTCTAGAGGATTAGGTAGTAGTTCTAGTGCTATTATTGCTGGTTTATTAGGGGCTGTTAACATATGTGAACATTCGATTGATTACGATTTAATTCTTAAATTAGCAAATGAAATCGAAGGTCATGCCGATAATGTAGCAGCAGCTTTATATGGCGGTTGTATATTAGTCATAAATGATAATAGCGGAAACTTAATTCATCAAAACATTGCCATACCTGAAGATTTACGTTGTGTTTTGTATATCCCTGGTTTTTCTATGGCAACTGATGAGGCCAGAAATCTATTAAAAGATACAGTGTCTAGAATGGATGCAGTTTATAATATTTCAAGACTTGGTTTGCTGATAAATGCCTTAAATACGAGTGATTTCAAGTTACTGAGTGTGGCGATGCAAGATGCACTGCATCAACCTTCACGTAAAGCAGTTTTTAGAGGTATGGACATTGTGATTAAATCTGCTATGGATGGAGGAGCTCTTGGAGCTTGCCTCTCAGGGGCAGGCCCAACCATTTTGGCATTTACTAATGGGCGTGAAATAACTGTTACTTATGAAATGAGAGACGCTGGGGACAAATTACAATTAAATGGTGATGCAATAGTCTCTGCCCCATCTATACTTGGGGCACAAAGGTATTAA
- a CDS encoding LLM class flavin-dependent oxidoreductase, which yields MRLGILAQFGGVRNETSAQDWKLGIDKIKLAESLGVECVMVSEAWGLSAIPWMSLIATQTNSIQIGSCILNSFSRSPAALAQEFASLDVLSNGRMIFGLGASGANVIEHFHGIDYQKPLRRMREYIDIFKILISGEKLFYDGEIYKLERGFRLEYDRPRNYIPIYIASLTPKSIKQSGEIADGIFPIHWPKEQFSSLRTGLQEGADLVDSSKSLTIAPQTRLVVLNGDDDESKWLQSKQLVHYYINRMGTFYWEALIRNGFEEEVQSSREAWEARDVDKSINAITNEMIESMQVIGTIEEIRDKFIERSNLGADLQLIQMPAGDLEYTEKILKTLLN from the coding sequence ATGAGACTTGGAATATTAGCCCAATTTGGCGGAGTTAGGAATGAAACATCTGCTCAAGACTGGAAGCTGGGTATAGATAAAATCAAATTAGCTGAGAGTTTGGGGGTTGAATGTGTAATGGTCTCCGAGGCTTGGGGTTTATCTGCAATACCTTGGATGAGTCTAATAGCAACACAAACTAACTCAATTCAAATAGGATCTTGTATATTGAATTCTTTTTCACGAAGCCCAGCTGCATTGGCGCAAGAATTTGCCTCACTAGATGTACTTTCAAATGGAAGAATGATCTTCGGTTTAGGTGCTTCAGGAGCAAATGTTATAGAACATTTTCATGGTATTGATTACCAAAAACCATTGAGAAGAATGAGGGAATATATAGATATATTCAAAATTCTCATTTCAGGAGAGAAATTATTTTATGATGGTGAAATTTACAAATTAGAACGTGGGTTTCGGTTAGAATATGATCGCCCAAGAAATTATATTCCAATTTATATTGCGTCATTAACCCCAAAATCCATAAAACAATCCGGAGAAATAGCTGACGGGATATTTCCTATCCATTGGCCCAAAGAACAGTTTTCATCATTAAGGACAGGGTTGCAAGAAGGTGCTGATTTAGTGGATTCAAGTAAAAGTTTAACTATTGCTCCTCAAACGAGACTTGTTGTTCTAAATGGAGATGATGATGAATCTAAATGGCTTCAATCAAAACAATTAGTCCACTACTATATTAATAGAATGGGTACATTTTATTGGGAAGCTTTGATTCGTAATGGATTTGAAGAAGAGGTACAATCTTCTAGGGAAGCTTGGGAAGCTCGAGATGTTGATAAATCTATAAATGCAATAACAAATGAAATGATTGAATCAATGCAAGTAATTGGAACGATTGAAGAAATAAGAGATAAATTTATCGAGCGATCTAATCTTGGTGCAGATCTGCAATTAATTCAAATGCCTGCTGGAGATTTAGAATATACTGAAAAGATATTAAAAACCCTACTTAATTAG
- a CDS encoding CoA transferase yields the protein MNKNKPLEGIKILDFTTIVMGPASTRILSDCGAQVIKIESSSRSDTLRSATPYKGEDPSPNRSGYFAMYNAGKLSLPINMRNPESVNFVKEYLVPWADIVVTAFTPRVLPMWGMTYDDLATIKPELIMLSACLMGNTGPYADLRGTGQLAAALSGWYENTGWPDKDPVGPYSAYADFVSWNYFIVAVMAALDYRDRTGKGQYIDQSMFESTLQFAGPQLMYYLNEGKLTTRMGNQDVDYCPHNTYPCSGDDSWCSIVIENNQQWSVFCNLMGRNDIKDDPKFNTFENRKNNELELDEIISEWTKNQDSFRLMHLLQQNGIPAGVVQNASDLFRDPQLRHRNHFVVRAHQDMGYHHILTPSFIYENSDRFPDTAAPLLGEHLEYICKDILDIPDELFAELISKGILE from the coding sequence ATGAATAAGAATAAACCGCTTGAAGGTATTAAAATACTGGATTTTACAACCATTGTAATGGGGCCAGCTTCAACACGGATATTATCTGATTGCGGAGCACAAGTCATAAAAATTGAATCTTCCAGTCGTTCAGACACATTAAGATCAGCCACCCCCTATAAAGGAGAAGATCCCAGTCCAAACCGAAGTGGTTATTTTGCAATGTATAATGCTGGTAAACTTTCACTCCCTATTAATATGAGGAATCCAGAAAGTGTAAATTTTGTTAAAGAATACCTTGTTCCTTGGGCAGATATAGTAGTGACTGCTTTTACCCCAAGAGTTTTGCCTATGTGGGGTATGACATACGATGACTTAGCTACAATTAAACCTGAACTAATAATGTTAAGTGCCTGTCTAATGGGTAACACAGGACCATATGCAGATTTACGGGGTACTGGTCAGTTAGCTGCTGCGTTATCTGGTTGGTATGAAAATACCGGCTGGCCAGATAAAGATCCTGTTGGGCCTTATTCTGCATATGCTGATTTTGTTTCATGGAATTATTTTATAGTTGCAGTTATGGCAGCCTTGGATTATAGAGATCGTACAGGGAAAGGACAATATATTGACCAATCAATGTTTGAAAGTACGCTCCAGTTTGCCGGTCCTCAATTAATGTATTATTTGAATGAAGGGAAATTAACTACACGTATGGGGAATCAAGATGTTGATTATTGTCCTCATAATACATATCCATGTAGTGGAGATGATAGTTGGTGTTCAATAGTTATTGAAAATAATCAACAATGGTCAGTATTTTGTAATCTGATGGGAAGAAATGATATTAAAGATGATCCAAAATTTAATACTTTTGAAAATCGAAAAAATAATGAACTAGAATTGGATGAAATTATAAGTGAATGGACAAAGAATCAGGATTCATTTAGATTGATGCATTTGTTGCAACAAAATGGAATTCCTGCAGGTGTTGTTCAAAATGCTTCTGATTTGTTTCGTGATCCACAATTAAGACATCGTAATCATTTTGTTGTAAGAGCTCATCAAGATATGGGATATCATCATATTTTGACTCCCAGTTTTATCTATGAAAATAGTGATAGATTCCCAGACACTGCGGCACCTTTATTAGGAGAACATTTAGAATATATTTGCAAAGATATATTAGACATACCAGATGAACTTTTTGCTGAATTAATTTCAAAAGGCATATTAGAATAA
- a CDS encoding MMPL family transporter, which translates to MEKLAVYCAQNPFKVIFSWLFIFALSIYLNISFLEDGLTTEFTFITQPESEKGQEALLDLTGPRLASELIVVKSDTFKVSNPEFENLVTSIQTDLTKLGPNIIKNNYSYYQTQDPQSVSKNQNATLIGLTLSVSVDAGIKNVPKVIEIVDKYNKEPNFEVLILGEASIASASNKLSEEDLIRGESIGGSVALVILILVFGGLVAGVLPLILALLGIVIATGLVAIIGNIYQLSFFITNMVTMIGLAVGIDYTLFIISRYREERNQDFDKIEAVRRTASTATRSVVISGITVMLALLGIVIVPTLVFVSLGIGALIVVVVSILISLTLLPSLIGLLGDKLNSLRVPFLNSRTSKSVEITSSANIWVRFAGFVMRFPIISLVVVLIVLVPISMQTNSLVTGANGIDTMPEDMDIVKAYNVLSEEFSYGSISTQDIVVSGRFAPEALNSAVEILSQLVQGDPDLIGILGTPQINSQNDVALIRIATASVVGSSQSENTVKRLRDSIVPEAFSGLDSSIYVSGDHAFYADFYQMVDEFTPYVFALVLTLSFILLMMTFRSIVIPIKAVLMNLLSVGVAYGLLVLVFQKGIGNEIFGFQQTDIIEAWIPLFLFCVVFGLSMDYHVFLLSRVKEFYNKTKDNTLAVSYGLSSTATIITGAGLIMVAVFGGFALGEMLMMQQIGFGLLVAILLDSTIIRIILVPASMKLLGEYNWYMPKWLEWLPTVKFEAEN; encoded by the coding sequence ATGGAAAAATTAGCTGTTTATTGCGCTCAAAACCCTTTTAAAGTAATCTTTTCGTGGTTATTTATTTTTGCCTTATCTATTTACTTAAATATTTCATTTTTGGAAGATGGTTTAACAACTGAATTTACTTTTATTACTCAACCAGAATCAGAAAAAGGCCAAGAAGCCTTGCTTGATTTGACAGGACCGAGACTTGCTAGCGAATTAATCGTAGTAAAATCAGATACTTTCAAGGTGAGTAATCCTGAATTTGAAAACTTAGTTACTTCGATTCAGACAGATTTAACTAAGTTAGGCCCAAACATAATAAAAAATAACTACAGTTATTACCAAACACAGGATCCTCAATCAGTTTCTAAAAATCAAAATGCTACTTTGATTGGATTGACTTTGTCTGTTAGTGTGGACGCAGGTATAAAAAATGTACCTAAAGTCATTGAAATTGTTGATAAATATAATAAAGAACCAAACTTTGAAGTATTGATATTAGGTGAAGCATCAATCGCTTCTGCTTCCAATAAACTATCTGAAGAAGATTTGATTCGTGGTGAATCTATTGGAGGTTCAGTTGCGTTAGTAATTTTGATTTTGGTCTTCGGCGGATTAGTAGCAGGAGTGCTTCCACTTATATTAGCTCTTCTCGGTATAGTAATAGCTACTGGATTAGTAGCTATTATTGGAAACATATACCAGTTGTCGTTTTTTATAACTAATATGGTAACAATGATAGGTCTAGCTGTCGGTATAGATTATACCTTGTTTATTATTTCAAGATATCGAGAGGAACGAAATCAAGATTTTGATAAAATTGAAGCGGTTAGAAGAACTGCATCCACAGCAACACGTTCCGTAGTAATTAGTGGAATAACTGTAATGCTAGCTTTATTAGGTATCGTAATTGTACCTACCCTAGTTTTTGTAAGCTTAGGTATTGGAGCTTTAATTGTAGTTGTGGTTTCAATTTTGATTAGTCTTACACTTTTACCATCATTAATAGGTTTACTTGGAGACAAATTAAATTCGTTAAGAGTGCCTTTTTTAAATAGTAGAACTTCAAAAAGTGTTGAAATTACAAGTTCTGCAAACATTTGGGTAAGATTTGCAGGTTTTGTAATGAGATTTCCAATAATCAGCTTAGTAGTTGTGTTAATAGTACTCGTTCCCATTTCAATGCAAACTAATTCTCTTGTTACAGGGGCTAATGGTATTGATACAATGCCAGAAGATATGGATATCGTAAAAGCTTATAATGTTTTAAGTGAAGAATTCTCATATGGTTCTATTTCAACTCAAGATATAGTTGTTTCTGGCAGATTTGCACCTGAGGCTTTAAATAGTGCTGTAGAAATATTATCTCAGCTGGTACAAGGTGATCCTGATTTGATTGGTATTCTTGGGACTCCTCAAATTAATTCACAAAATGATGTGGCATTAATAAGAATTGCAACTGCATCAGTAGTTGGTAGTAGCCAATCTGAAAATACTGTTAAAAGACTACGTGATTCCATTGTTCCTGAGGCATTTTCTGGATTAGATTCCTCTATTTATGTAAGTGGAGATCACGCCTTTTATGCCGATTTTTATCAAATGGTTGATGAATTTACACCGTATGTTTTTGCATTAGTTTTGACATTAAGCTTCATCTTATTAATGATGACATTTAGATCGATAGTCATACCTATTAAAGCTGTTCTAATGAATTTACTTTCTGTTGGTGTGGCTTATGGATTACTTGTTTTGGTATTTCAAAAAGGAATTGGAAATGAAATCTTTGGTTTTCAACAAACCGATATTATTGAGGCCTGGATTCCTTTATTTTTGTTTTGTGTTGTTTTTGGTTTGTCGATGGATTATCACGTATTCTTACTGAGCAGAGTAAAAGAATTCTATAATAAAACAAAAGATAACACACTTGCAGTTTCATATGGCCTAAGTTCTACAGCTACTATAATCACAGGAGCAGGGTTGATAATGGTCGCTGTTTTTGGTGGCTTTGCTTTGGGAGAAATGTTGATGATGCAACAAATTGGATTTGGACTATTGGTTGCCATATTGTTAGATTCAACTATTATACGTATTATTTTAGTTCCTGCTAGTATGAAACTTTTGGGTGAATACAATTGGTATATGCCAAAATGGTTAGAATGGTTACCCACTGTGAAATTTGAAGCTGAAAATTAA
- a CDS encoding zinc-binding dehydrogenase: protein MRAAQLTSPKTLELIETDVPAPNENEILVKLETISVCGSDLRKYDAVLPEEEYPLEIGKPNHECIGIVVESKSNIYKVGDRVIVLASKSDGLKEYMTEHETNAVLVPNYGDPAVWLMCQPMGTVLFSCQETGSFLGKNVAILGQGPIGLNFTSLVAAGGAKNVITTDLLDNRLEVSKNIGATHTINPSKSNPLELVEEITNGELVDIVIEAAGEESTLNQCFDLVKRQGFVTLFGVQWNENLNLEIGTMFDKQIKLIATSSARSGRRNIAVEQTISLVDQNRLSLDHLITHRKTFDDVQQAYDMYSDKTDDCLKVVMEF, encoded by the coding sequence ATGAGAGCTGCTCAACTGACAAGTCCAAAAACGTTAGAACTTATTGAAACGGACGTTCCTGCACCTAATGAAAATGAAATTTTGGTTAAACTAGAAACTATTTCTGTCTGCGGAAGCGACTTAAGAAAATATGATGCAGTACTTCCCGAAGAAGAATACCCATTAGAAATTGGAAAACCTAATCATGAATGCATAGGAATAGTTGTTGAAAGTAAATCAAATATTTACAAAGTGGGAGACAGAGTAATTGTTCTTGCTTCAAAGTCTGACGGTCTCAAAGAATACATGACAGAGCATGAAACAAATGCTGTTTTAGTTCCGAACTACGGAGATCCCGCAGTATGGTTGATGTGCCAACCTATGGGAACAGTTTTATTCTCATGTCAAGAGACAGGATCGTTCCTAGGTAAAAATGTTGCTATATTAGGACAAGGGCCAATTGGATTAAACTTCACAAGTTTAGTGGCCGCCGGGGGGGCTAAAAATGTAATTACTACTGACTTACTAGACAACAGACTAGAAGTTTCAAAAAATATTGGTGCAACTCATACTATAAACCCTAGCAAATCAAATCCTCTTGAATTAGTAGAAGAAATAACTAATGGAGAATTAGTCGATATTGTTATAGAAGCTGCAGGCGAAGAATCTACTCTGAATCAGTGTTTTGATCTTGTTAAAAGACAAGGATTTGTAACTTTGTTTGGTGTTCAATGGAATGAAAACCTAAATCTAGAAATTGGCACTATGTTTGATAAACAGATTAAACTTATCGCCACATCAAGCGCTAGAAGTGGTAGAAGAAATATTGCTGTAGAACAAACTATAAGCCTTGTCGACCAAAATCGATTATCACTTGACCATTTAATTACTCACAGAAAAACTTTTGATGATGTTCAGCAAGCATACGACATGTATAGTGATAAAACAGATGACTGTCTAAAAGTAGTTATGGAATTTTAG
- a CDS encoding CoA transferase, with protein MKNFLDGIRVLDFTQYISGPYCTKLFATLGAEVLKIEKPRTGDPLRHQPPFANNINSPETGAWFLYLNTSKKSICIDLKTTEGRDTILKLIPNIDLIIENFSPGTMNKLGLDYKTMSAINPAIVMTSISNYGQNGPYSDWKATELNLYASGGLMKITGEPDNYPLKEGAPLAQLGCGQNAFVASLGATMLAEDTGIGQYIDISIAEYGTNVMENAFMQYSYSGVEYTRVGNRGYGRAAWGIYPCADGFVGIISGPDHRWSEFASIMGREELSDPKYGTRSGRLEYADEIDALMLPWLIENKKEDIFKAGQEHGLGFAYVSTISDILEMEQLIDRSYFIEIEHPIAGTLLYPGMPIKTDLDKWVYSRSPLLGEDTKPTLSKYTPMTEQSIEEGITKGYLQ; from the coding sequence ATGAAGAATTTTTTAGATGGTATTAGGGTTTTAGATTTCACACAGTACATTTCTGGCCCTTATTGCACAAAATTATTTGCAACATTAGGGGCAGAAGTTTTAAAAATAGAAAAACCAAGAACTGGAGACCCTCTAAGGCATCAACCTCCATTTGCAAATAATATTAACTCACCCGAAACAGGTGCTTGGTTTTTGTATCTAAATACTTCTAAAAAAAGTATTTGCATAGATTTAAAAACTACTGAAGGAAGAGATACTATTCTTAAGTTAATTCCGAATATCGATTTAATTATTGAAAATTTTTCCCCGGGCACTATGAACAAACTTGGGCTTGATTATAAAACCATGTCAGCAATCAACCCTGCAATAGTAATGACATCTATTTCAAATTATGGACAAAATGGACCTTATAGTGATTGGAAAGCAACTGAGCTTAATTTGTATGCTTCAGGTGGACTGATGAAGATAACAGGAGAGCCAGATAATTACCCATTAAAAGAAGGAGCTCCATTAGCTCAACTAGGTTGTGGACAAAATGCCTTTGTAGCAAGTCTAGGAGCAACGATGCTAGCCGAAGACACGGGTATTGGTCAATATATTGATATCTCAATTGCAGAGTATGGAACTAATGTTATGGAAAATGCTTTTATGCAATACAGTTATTCAGGGGTAGAATATACAAGAGTAGGCAATAGGGGATACGGAAGAGCTGCATGGGGTATTTATCCTTGTGCAGACGGTTTTGTAGGAATTATTTCAGGTCCTGATCATCGCTGGTCTGAATTTGCTTCTATTATGGGAAGAGAAGAATTATCAGATCCCAAATATGGAACAAGAAGTGGACGACTAGAATATGCAGACGAAATTGATGCTTTAATGCTACCCTGGTTAATCGAAAACAAAAAAGAAGATATATTTAAAGCAGGACAGGAACACGGCCTAGGATTTGCATACGTTTCAACGATTAGCGACATTCTCGAAATGGAACAACTTATTGATAGAAGTTACTTTATTGAAATCGAGCATCCTATAGCTGGCACTTTATTGTATCCAGGTATGCCGATAAAAACTGACCTAGACAAATGGGTATACTCTAGATCACCTCTTTTAGGAGAAGACACGAAACCTACATTGAGCAAATATACACCAATGACAGAACAATCAATAGAAGAAGGGATAACCAAAGGGTATCTTCAATGA
- a CDS encoding CoA transferase: protein MTINMPLKNLRVLDLSRIWAGPYATKLLADLGAEVIKLESLRVYDSHRGPVNPNPGIVSYPNADPGENPWNRNGWFNCLHMNKYGITLELTTQEGKNTFEQLLSISDVLVENFRQGSLERLGYPYEKIKSIRPDIIYASMPAFGNTGPWKKYLAYGIGQEQLSGMAHMTGYDNDGPIKSGINHGDPITGSHAAGVILAALRYRKYTGEGMYLDVSQQESAVSLIGGELIKYQVSNEEPIRIGNKSNLYCPHNIYPSKGNDEWITIAVTDDNQWKILLSKINAPELNKYSSSDLTNRKANESEIDKIISDWSINYEKYELTHILQSVGIPSAPVMGAPDLFNDPHYIKRETFETVEHAEAGVHIYPGIPWKMSQTQNEIKSASPLLGEHHQQIYGDLLGLSEKELSELLDSGTIGYKPTGSRIF from the coding sequence ATGACCATAAATATGCCATTAAAAAATCTCAGAGTGTTGGATCTATCTCGTATATGGGCAGGCCCTTATGCGACAAAATTACTTGCAGATTTAGGAGCAGAAGTCATTAAATTAGAATCTTTACGTGTTTATGATAGTCATAGGGGTCCAGTTAATCCTAATCCTGGAATAGTTTCATATCCAAATGCAGATCCAGGAGAAAACCCATGGAACAGGAATGGGTGGTTTAATTGCCTACACATGAATAAATATGGCATAACATTAGAGCTTACTACTCAAGAGGGAAAAAATACTTTCGAGCAACTACTTTCGATTTCAGACGTATTAGTTGAAAATTTCAGACAAGGAAGCCTTGAAAGACTGGGTTATCCTTATGAAAAAATTAAATCTATTAGACCCGATATAATCTATGCTTCAATGCCAGCTTTCGGAAATACAGGACCATGGAAAAAATATTTAGCTTATGGAATTGGACAAGAACAGTTATCTGGTATGGCCCATATGACAGGATATGACAATGACGGCCCTATAAAATCAGGTATAAACCATGGAGATCCTATAACTGGATCTCATGCAGCGGGTGTCATACTAGCAGCACTGAGATACAGAAAATATACTGGTGAAGGAATGTACTTAGATGTTTCTCAACAAGAATCTGCAGTATCTCTGATAGGGGGAGAATTGATAAAATATCAAGTCTCAAATGAAGAACCGATTCGAATAGGTAATAAATCTAATTTATATTGTCCACATAATATATATCCTTCAAAAGGAAATGATGAATGGATTACGATTGCTGTTACCGACGACAATCAGTGGAAAATATTACTTTCTAAAATAAATGCACCAGAATTGAATAAATATTCTTCTTCGGACTTAACTAACAGAAAAGCCAATGAATCTGAAATTGATAAAATTATCTCCGATTGGTCTATAAATTACGAAAAATATGAATTAACTCATATTTTACAATCTGTAGGAATTCCTTCGGCACCAGTTATGGGAGCTCCAGACCTTTTTAATGACCCTCACTATATAAAAAGAGAAACATTTGAAACAGTAGAACATGCCGAAGCTGGTGTACACATATATCCGGGTATACCATGGAAAATGTCCCAAACTCAAAACGAAATCAAATCAGCATCACCACTGTTAGGAGAACATCATCAACAAATATATGGTGACCTTCTAGGTCTATCAGAAAAAGAACTATCTGAACTTTTGGATTCAGGTACAATAGGATACAAACCAACAGGTTCTAGAATCTTTTAA